The following proteins are encoded in a genomic region of Thermogemmatispora onikobensis:
- a CDS encoding class I SAM-dependent methyltransferase: MSAAEESATPSQPASEGGTYFINAEEAAELARLMQQDRLVTEAMGGLLPEVETLPASAQVLDLACGPGGWALELAFHYPEAEIIGVDLSPSVVEYANAQARSRGLSNAHFAVMNITRPLAFSDASFDLINARFLAGFMRPQDWPHLLTECRRLLKPGGLLRLTESEWGLTTSPATQRYYALCSSALKRAGQSFSPDGHLLGITPVLAPLLRQAGFNDVRLRGGVLEWSSGTPYHYSTFKNIFVMFDLLKPFLVKTGVAQAEEVDTLYQQAVAEMQADDFFAVWFWVTAWGRQP; this comes from the coding sequence ATGTCTGCTGCTGAAGAATCTGCGACCCCCAGCCAGCCCGCCAGCGAGGGGGGGACCTACTTCATCAATGCCGAAGAGGCGGCAGAGCTAGCCCGCCTGATGCAACAGGATCGCCTGGTCACCGAAGCAATGGGGGGCCTCCTGCCCGAAGTGGAGACGCTACCAGCCAGCGCCCAGGTGCTTGACCTGGCCTGCGGCCCCGGTGGCTGGGCCCTGGAGCTGGCCTTTCACTATCCCGAGGCCGAGATCATCGGCGTCGACCTCAGCCCGAGCGTCGTCGAATACGCCAACGCGCAGGCCCGCTCGCGCGGCCTCAGTAACGCCCACTTCGCCGTGATGAACATCACCCGGCCCCTCGCTTTCTCCGACGCCTCCTTTGACCTGATCAACGCCCGCTTTCTGGCCGGCTTCATGCGGCCCCAGGACTGGCCCCACCTGCTGACCGAGTGTCGCCGTCTCCTCAAGCCCGGCGGCCTCCTCCGCCTCACCGAAAGCGAGTGGGGCCTGACCACCAGCCCGGCCACCCAGCGCTACTACGCGCTCTGCTCCTCGGCCCTTAAGCGAGCCGGACAAAGCTTCTCCCCCGACGGGCACCTCCTGGGAATCACCCCCGTCCTGGCCCCCCTGCTGCGCCAGGCCGGCTTCAACGACGTCCGCCTGCGTGGCGGCGTGCTGGAGTGGTCCAGCGGGACCCCCTACCACTACAGCACCTTCAAAAATATATTCGTCATGTTCGATCTACTGAAGCCATTCCTCGTGAAGACGGGCGTGGCTCAGGCCGAGGAAGTGGACACGCTCTATCAGCAGGCGGTGGCAGAAATGCAGGCCGACGACTTCTTTGCGGTCTGGTTTTGGGTGACCGCCTGGGGACGTCAGCCATGA
- a CDS encoding response regulator transcription factor has translation MGQRQGYHRQWGPREPGPPRPREWEVLLLLRQGLEDEEIARRMGITASTVRGHIYRLRDRLGANTRAELLRRIPWEQCPPELLASLGQTIPDQQQHRAASFSQPGKEQRADREAEDSRSATCATAPIERREPSHSEP, from the coding sequence ATGGGCCAGCGCCAAGGCTATCATCGCCAATGGGGACCGCGCGAGCCAGGGCCGCCGCGGCCTCGCGAATGGGAGGTCCTGCTCCTGCTGCGTCAGGGGCTGGAGGACGAAGAGATTGCCAGGCGCATGGGCATCACCGCCAGCACCGTGCGTGGTCACATCTATCGCCTGCGCGATCGACTCGGAGCCAACACACGCGCCGAGCTGCTGCGGCGCATCCCCTGGGAGCAATGCCCGCCCGAGCTACTCGCCAGCCTGGGCCAGACCATACCAGACCAGCAACAACATCGAGCTGCGTCCTTCAGCCAGCCGGGCAAGGAACAGCGAGCAGACAGAGAGGCAGAGGACAGCAGGAGCGCCACCTGTGCAACAGCCCCCATAGAGAGGAGAGAACCGTCTCATTCTGAACCGTGA